The Kordia sp. SMS9 genome window below encodes:
- a CDS encoding FKBP-type peptidyl-prolyl cis-trans isomerase, producing the protein MMKFVKFAFLTIAVIAIVFSCKRDDDPVAFAELRDRGEQQIEDDAALVAFLSTHFYNYEDFDLVNPESPANDAVRVSFDTIAGVNADKTPLINQVEVRTTTFQDVEYKYYVLKVREGGGESYTSFDQVDLVYHGQLLDLETFDLRLTQIQIPLVSAAASTVRGFQLGLPEFKTAENIVEDENGFLQPRNGGIGAIFLPSGLGYFNLIEPGIPEYSPLIFSFNLFDVVYLDIEPDGLLSSMEDLDNDNDVSNDDTDGDGFPDFRDSDDDGDGTPTINEVELNVYTVNPGEMEPTYAANEIVKTRDTDSDGVTTISTVVLTDTDGDGIPDYLDAN; encoded by the coding sequence ATGATGAAGTTTGTAAAATTTGCATTTTTAACAATAGCCGTAATTGCAATTGTTTTTTCATGTAAAAGAGATGACGATCCAGTTGCATTTGCAGAATTACGTGATAGAGGAGAACAACAAATTGAAGATGACGCAGCTTTGGTGGCGTTTTTAAGTACACATTTTTATAATTATGAGGATTTTGATTTGGTAAACCCTGAAAGTCCTGCCAATGATGCTGTACGCGTTTCTTTTGATACCATTGCAGGTGTAAATGCTGATAAAACTCCACTAATCAATCAAGTAGAAGTACGTACCACTACGTTTCAAGATGTAGAATATAAATATTATGTATTGAAAGTACGTGAAGGTGGCGGAGAATCGTATACAAGTTTTGATCAGGTTGATTTGGTATATCACGGACAATTGTTAGATTTAGAAACGTTTGATTTACGTCTTACACAAATTCAAATTCCTTTGGTAAGTGCCGCAGCAAGTACGGTACGAGGTTTTCAATTAGGATTGCCCGAATTTAAAACTGCGGAAAATATTGTAGAAGATGAAAACGGATTTTTACAGCCTAGAAACGGTGGTATTGGTGCTATTTTTCTTCCTTCCGGATTGGGGTATTTTAATTTGATTGAACCTGGAATTCCAGAATATTCTCCATTAATTTTTTCTTTCAATCTATTCGATGTTGTGTATTTAGATATTGAACCAGACGGATTGTTAAGCTCTATGGAAGATTTAGACAATGACAACGACGTATCTAATGATGATACTGATGGCGATGGTTTTCCAGATTTTAGAGATTCTGACGATGACGGTGACGGAACACCAACGATTAATGAAGTGGAATTGAATGTGTATACGGTTAATCCTGGAGAAATGGAACCTACCTACGCTGCCAATGAAATTGTAAAAACAAGAGATACCGACAGCGATGGTGTGACAACAATTTCTACGGTAGTATTAACAGATACAGACGGCGACGGAATACCAGATTATTTAGACGCGAACTAG
- a CDS encoding outer membrane beta-barrel protein yields the protein MKNNLLCLVFLFASASCFAQFGVKAGLNFNSNGELREIVTAGENIIEDSGDSKIGYHIGAYYEFNFSKLYLRPEVVYTKTQSEYGSSNYDMSKIDVPVLLGLDIIGPLSIFAGPAFQYTLDNGLDDVNISDVENDFTVGFNFGAAVKFGNIGLDVRYERGFTENEASILDSNNVRIGTLDARPSQLIFSLSLKL from the coding sequence ATGAAAAACAACCTATTATGTTTGGTATTTCTGTTCGCTTCGGCAAGTTGCTTTGCGCAATTTGGAGTAAAAGCAGGATTGAACTTTAACTCCAATGGAGAATTACGCGAAATTGTAACTGCGGGAGAAAATATTATAGAAGATAGCGGAGATTCTAAAATCGGATATCATATTGGCGCGTATTACGAGTTCAATTTTAGCAAATTATACTTACGCCCAGAAGTGGTGTATACCAAAACACAGAGTGAATATGGTTCTAGCAACTACGATATGTCGAAGATTGATGTTCCTGTTTTATTAGGTTTAGATATTATTGGTCCGTTGAGTATTTTTGCAGGTCCCGCTTTTCAATATACCTTAGATAATGGATTGGATGATGTCAATATTTCAGATGTAGAAAATGATTTTACCGTCGGATTCAATTTTGGAGCTGCGGTAAAATTTGGAAACATCGGATTGGATGTACGCTACGAAAGAGGTTTTACTGAAAATGAAGCAAGTATTTTAGATTCCAATAACGTCCGAATTGGAACTTTAGATGCTAGACCTAGTCAATTGATCTTTAGTTTGTCGCTGAAATTGTAG
- a CDS encoding transketolase family protein, with product MKKYTNTGSKDTRSGFGDGLTELGKTNPNVVALCADLTGSLKMNAFKDNHPERFFQIGIAEANMIGIAAGMTIGGKIPFTGTFANFSTGRVYDQIRQSVAYSDKNVKICASHAGITLGEDGATHQILEDIGLMKMLPGMTVINTCDYNQTKAATLAIADHHGPVYLRFGRPKVANFTPADQKFEIGKAVQLTEGTDVTIIATGHLVWEALQAAETLEAAGISAEVINIHTIKPLDEEAILASVAKTGCVVTAEEHNFLGGLGESVSRTLAVHHPTPQEFVATQDTFGESGTPAQLMEKYGLNAAAIVKAAEKVIGRK from the coding sequence ATGAAAAAATATACAAACACAGGAAGTAAAGATACACGTTCAGGATTTGGAGATGGATTGACAGAACTCGGAAAAACGAATCCGAATGTGGTAGCACTTTGTGCAGATTTGACAGGTTCGTTAAAGATGAACGCTTTTAAAGACAATCACCCAGAACGTTTTTTCCAGATTGGAATTGCAGAAGCAAATATGATCGGAATTGCCGCAGGAATGACCATTGGTGGAAAGATTCCGTTTACAGGAACGTTTGCCAACTTTTCAACAGGTCGTGTGTACGATCAAATTCGTCAATCGGTTGCGTATTCTGATAAGAATGTAAAAATTTGTGCTTCACACGCAGGAATTACGTTAGGAGAAGATGGCGCGACACATCAGATTTTAGAAGATATAGGTTTGATGAAAATGTTGCCAGGCATGACGGTGATTAATACCTGTGATTACAATCAGACAAAAGCGGCAACGTTGGCGATTGCAGATCATCACGGACCCGTATATTTGCGTTTTGGACGTCCGAAAGTAGCAAACTTCACTCCTGCTGATCAAAAGTTTGAAATTGGAAAAGCAGTACAACTCACAGAAGGAACTGATGTAACGATCATTGCGACAGGACATTTGGTTTGGGAAGCATTGCAAGCAGCAGAAACATTGGAAGCAGCTGGCATTTCTGCGGAAGTGATTAACATTCACACCATAAAACCGTTAGATGAAGAAGCAATTTTAGCTTCAGTAGCAAAAACAGGTTGTGTCGTAACTGCGGAAGAACACAATTTCTTGGGCGGATTGGGCGAAAGTGTATCGCGCACATTAGCAGTACACCATCCAACACCACAGGAATTTGTTGCTACGCAAGATACTTTTGGAGAATCAGGAACACCAGCACAATTGATGGAAAAGTATGGCTTAAATGCTGCAGCCATTGTAAAAGCTGCTGAAAAAGTGATTGGGAGAAAATAA
- a CDS encoding transketolase — protein sequence MSDNKSLENLVTQVRRDILRMVHKVNSGHPGGSLGCAEFLVTLYNDIMKLNDGFDMDGKNEDVFFLSNGHISPVIYSVLARRGYFPVDELNTFRLLDSRLQGHPTTHEGLPGIRIASGSLGQGMSVALGAALTKKLNGDDNLVYSLHGDGELQEGQNWEAIMYAAGNKVDNIIATIDYNQKQIDGATDDVLPLGSLSAKFEAFGWEVLEIKDGNNIQAIKDGMAAAKAKTGHGKPVVVLLHTEMGNGVDFMMNTHAWHGKAPNDEQLESALAQNPVTLGDY from the coding sequence ATGTCTGATAACAAATCGTTAGAAAATTTAGTTACTCAAGTCCGTAGAGATATCTTGAGAATGGTACACAAAGTAAATTCTGGTCATCCAGGAGGTTCACTCGGTTGTGCCGAATTTTTAGTCACTTTATATAATGACATCATGAAACTGAACGACGGTTTCGATATGGATGGAAAGAATGAAGATGTTTTCTTTTTGTCGAACGGTCATATTTCCCCTGTAATTTATAGCGTTTTGGCGCGTAGAGGTTATTTTCCTGTGGACGAATTGAACACGTTTCGCTTGTTAGATTCTCGCTTGCAAGGACATCCAACTACGCATGAAGGTTTGCCGGGAATCCGCATTGCTTCAGGTTCGTTAGGACAAGGAATGTCGGTTGCACTTGGAGCCGCGTTGACCAAAAAGTTGAACGGAGATGACAACTTAGTATATTCATTACATGGTGATGGCGAATTGCAAGAAGGACAAAATTGGGAAGCGATTATGTATGCTGCTGGAAATAAGGTGGACAATATTATTGCTACGATTGATTACAATCAGAAACAAATTGATGGTGCTACGGATGATGTATTGCCATTAGGTTCATTGTCGGCAAAGTTTGAAGCCTTTGGTTGGGAAGTTTTAGAGATAAAAGACGGAAACAACATTCAAGCCATTAAAGATGGAATGGCGGCAGCAAAAGCAAAAACGGGACACGGAAAACCTGTTGTTGTCTTGTTGCACACAGAAATGGGGAATGGTGTTGATTTTATGATGAATACGCACGCTTGGCACGGAAAAGCACCAAATGACGAGCAGTTGGAAAGTGCTTTGGCACAAAACCCAGTAACTTTAGGTGATTATTAA
- the tgt gene encoding tRNA guanosine(34) transglycosylase Tgt codes for MKFELQGKDPQSKARAATLTTDHGTIETPIFMPVGTIGTVKGVHQRELKEDINPDVILGNTYHLYLRPQTEILEKAGGLHKFINWDRNILTDSGGYQVYSLSANRKIKEEGVKFKSHIDGSYHFFTPENVMEIQRTIGADIIMAFDECTPYPCDYRYAKRSMHMTHRWLDRCIAHLEKTPYKYDYSQTFFPIVQGSTYKDLRRQSAEFIASCEAEGNAIGGLSVGEPAEEMYAMTDVVCEILPEDKPRYLMGVGTPINILENIALGVDMFDCVMPTRNARNGMLFTAHGSINIKNKKWADDFSPIDEMGITYVDLEYSKAYVRHLFTVNELLGKQIATIHNLGFYLWLVREARKHILAGDFYEWKNKMVKQMDKRL; via the coding sequence ATGAAATTCGAATTACAAGGAAAAGATCCACAAAGCAAGGCAAGAGCAGCAACACTTACGACTGATCACGGAACGATAGAAACGCCTATTTTTATGCCTGTGGGAACGATTGGAACGGTAAAAGGTGTCCATCAACGGGAATTGAAAGAAGATATCAATCCCGACGTTATTTTAGGAAATACGTATCACTTATACTTACGTCCACAAACCGAAATTTTAGAAAAAGCGGGCGGATTGCACAAATTCATCAACTGGGATCGCAACATTTTGACAGATTCTGGTGGATATCAAGTCTATTCCTTATCTGCGAACAGAAAAATTAAAGAAGAAGGCGTTAAATTCAAATCACATATTGATGGTTCGTACCATTTCTTTACGCCAGAAAACGTGATGGAAATTCAGCGTACCATTGGTGCTGATATTATCATGGCTTTTGACGAATGTACGCCATATCCGTGCGATTATCGCTATGCAAAACGTTCCATGCACATGACACATCGCTGGCTCGATCGCTGCATCGCACACTTAGAAAAAACACCGTACAAATACGATTACAGTCAAACATTTTTTCCAATAGTTCAAGGAAGTACGTACAAAGATTTGCGCAGGCAATCAGCAGAATTCATCGCTTCGTGTGAAGCCGAAGGAAATGCCATTGGCGGATTATCAGTTGGAGAACCAGCCGAAGAAATGTATGCAATGACCGATGTAGTATGTGAAATTCTTCCCGAAGACAAACCACGTTATTTAATGGGCGTTGGAACTCCGATCAACATTTTAGAAAATATTGCCTTAGGTGTCGATATGTTCGATTGTGTCATGCCAACACGTAACGCAAGAAATGGAATGCTGTTCACGGCACACGGAAGCATCAACATCAAAAATAAAAAATGGGCAGACGATTTTTCGCCAATTGATGAAATGGGCATTACCTACGTAGATTTAGAATATTCAAAAGCGTATGTACGTCACTTATTCACGGTGAATGAATTGCTTGGAAAACAAATTGCCACCATTCATAACTTAGGTTTCTACCTTTGGTTGGTTAGAGAAGCAAGAAAACATATATTAGCAGGAGATTTTTACGAGTGGAAAAACAAAATGGTCAAACAAATGGACAAACGTCTCTAA
- a CDS encoding LptF/LptG family permease codes for MKILDWYIIKKYLLTFSVMLLLFIPIGIMVDISENIDKMLASEAPVDEIVTYYVNFVLYFANLLFPIFLFLSVIWFTSKMANDTEIIAILSSGVSYLRFLRPFLVAASVVAIVAFVMGMYVVPNASKGFNEFRFEYIKKGRKKVRDNAEIYKQVTNNDFVYLKSFNFKSKRGDNFTLEHFEDNKLIYKIQSRTLKYNEKDSTYTLRGYKKRIIGAMNDSLISERTLDTIFPFDVEDLTPVTYMAETLNYQELDEFIDKERKSGSPNVSKHLLVKYKRWSLPITAFILTIIAVAVSSMKRRGGMGVNLAFGIAIAFIYIFFDKIFGTMAEKSGFSPMLAVWVPNVVFGVLALYLLYNARR; via the coding sequence GTGAAAATATTAGATTGGTACATCATTAAAAAATACCTGCTCACATTCTCTGTAATGTTGTTGCTATTCATTCCTATCGGAATTATGGTTGATATTTCTGAAAATATTGACAAAATGCTTGCCTCGGAAGCGCCAGTAGATGAAATTGTAACGTATTATGTGAATTTTGTCCTCTACTTTGCCAATCTCTTATTTCCTATATTTCTATTCCTTTCGGTGATTTGGTTTACCTCCAAAATGGCAAATGACACGGAGATTATCGCGATATTAAGCTCAGGAGTTTCGTATTTGCGTTTCTTGCGACCGTTTTTAGTAGCGGCATCTGTGGTTGCGATTGTGGCTTTTGTCATGGGAATGTACGTAGTGCCAAACGCCAGCAAAGGTTTCAATGAATTTCGATTTGAATACATCAAAAAAGGACGAAAAAAAGTACGTGACAATGCTGAAATCTACAAGCAAGTCACCAACAATGATTTTGTGTATCTAAAAAGCTTTAACTTCAAAAGTAAGCGTGGAGACAATTTTACTTTAGAACATTTTGAAGACAATAAATTAATCTATAAAATACAATCACGTACTCTAAAATACAACGAAAAAGACAGCACCTATACGTTACGTGGTTACAAAAAACGCATCATCGGCGCCATGAACGACAGCTTGATTAGCGAGCGTACATTAGATACTATTTTTCCATTTGATGTGGAAGATCTAACGCCAGTTACGTACATGGCAGAAACGCTCAACTATCAAGAATTGGATGAATTCATTGATAAAGAACGAAAATCTGGTTCGCCCAATGTGAGCAAGCATTTATTGGTAAAATACAAACGTTGGAGTTTGCCAATTACGGCATTCATTCTCACTATAATTGCAGTTGCGGTATCTTCTATGAAACGTAGAGGAGGAATGGGTGTCAACCTCGCTTTCGGAATTGCGATTGCATTTATTTATATCTTTTTCGATAAAATATTTGGCACGATGGCAGAAAAATCTGGGTTTTCGCCAATGTTAGCCGTTTGGGTACCAAATGTGGTCTTTGGAGTGCTCGCCTTATATCTATTGTACAATGCTAGGCGATAA
- a CDS encoding DMT family transporter: MLGDKLKNYLHLHLLVFIAGFTAILGKLITIEAIPLVWFRMLLAGILMFAFIKVSKINLNISLKTFSKFAVAGIVVALHWITFFGAIDVSNVSITLVMFSTGGFFASFIEPIIYRRKIIWYEIIFGIIVIIGVSIIMNSEFKYINGIILGIISAFLSALFSVLNGKFVEKHDASTISFYEFICGVAFISIYLAFAADGFSKENFFILSTNDWLYIFILASVCTAYAFIASTHIMRYISPYTVVLTYNLEIIYGIILEFIIFPEEEKMGSGFYYGSLLVIATVLANGILKNRRKIKSASGIDNS, translated from the coding sequence ATGCTAGGCGATAAACTCAAAAACTACCTTCATTTACACCTATTAGTATTTATTGCGGGTTTTACGGCAATTCTCGGGAAACTTATTACGATCGAAGCCATTCCGCTCGTGTGGTTTCGGATGTTACTTGCAGGAATTTTGATGTTTGCGTTTATCAAAGTTTCTAAGATCAATCTCAACATATCACTAAAAACATTTTCAAAATTTGCAGTTGCTGGAATTGTGGTGGCATTGCATTGGATTACCTTTTTTGGTGCCATTGATGTTTCAAACGTATCCATAACACTCGTTATGTTTTCCACAGGCGGATTTTTTGCGTCATTTATAGAACCCATCATCTACCGTAGAAAAATAATATGGTATGAAATTATTTTTGGAATTATTGTAATTATTGGTGTTTCCATCATTATGAACAGTGAATTCAAATATATCAACGGAATCATTTTAGGAATCATCTCAGCATTTTTATCGGCATTATTTTCAGTATTGAACGGGAAATTTGTTGAAAAACATGACGCTTCAACCATTTCTTTTTACGAATTTATTTGTGGAGTAGCATTCATATCAATCTATTTGGCGTTTGCTGCAGATGGTTTTTCTAAAGAAAACTTCTTCATACTCAGTACAAATGATTGGCTCTATATATTCATATTGGCTTCTGTTTGTACTGCGTACGCATTTATTGCATCAACACACATAATGCGATACATAAGCCCATACACGGTTGTGTTAACCTATAATTTAGAAATTATTTACGGAATCATTTTAGAATTCATCATATTTCCAGAAGAAGAAAAAATGGGCTCCGGATTTTACTACGGAAGCTTGCTTGTCATCGCTACAGTTTTGGCAAATGGAATTCTAAAAAATCGCAGAAAAATAAAATCCGCAAGTGGCATAGATAATTCCTAA
- a CDS encoding acetyl-CoA carboxylase carboxyltransferase subunit alpha, translating to MEYLDFELPIKELEDQLTKCVAIGHESDIDVTETCQQIEKKLAATKKDIYKNLTAWQRVQLSRHPNRPYTLDYIKALCGDSFLELHGDRNVSDDKAMIGGLGKIGDQSYMFIGQQKGFNTKTRQYRNFGMANPEGYRKALRLMKSAEKFGIPVVTLIDTPGAYPGLEAEERGQGEAIARNILEMTRLKVPIITVIIGEGASGGALGIGVGDKVLMLENSWYSVISPENCSSILWRSWEHKEKAAEALKLTATDAMKIKVIDEIINEPLGGAHNDRENTFTAVRDAIVANYDKLKNLSQEDLVISRMEKYSKMGEFKG from the coding sequence ATGGAATATTTAGATTTTGAGCTGCCTATAAAAGAACTAGAAGATCAGCTAACGAAATGTGTGGCAATTGGACATGAAAGTGATATTGATGTTACGGAAACTTGCCAGCAGATCGAGAAAAAATTGGCAGCGACTAAAAAAGATATATACAAAAACCTAACGGCATGGCAACGTGTGCAATTATCACGTCATCCCAACAGACCGTATACTTTAGATTACATTAAAGCGTTGTGTGGCGATTCTTTCTTAGAATTACATGGCGATCGTAATGTAAGTGATGACAAAGCTATGATTGGTGGTTTGGGGAAAATTGGCGATCAATCGTATATGTTTATTGGACAACAAAAAGGCTTCAATACGAAAACCCGTCAATACCGTAATTTCGGAATGGCAAACCCTGAAGGATACAGAAAAGCATTGCGCTTAATGAAATCGGCAGAAAAATTCGGAATTCCTGTCGTAACTTTGATTGATACTCCAGGCGCTTATCCAGGATTGGAAGCAGAAGAACGCGGACAAGGAGAAGCAATTGCCCGAAATATTTTAGAAATGACACGTTTAAAAGTGCCAATCATAACCGTAATTATTGGTGAAGGCGCTTCTGGTGGAGCATTAGGAATAGGTGTTGGCGATAAAGTACTCATGTTAGAAAACTCATGGTACTCTGTAATTTCTCCAGAAAACTGTTCCTCTATCTTATGGAGAAGCTGGGAACACAAAGAAAAAGCAGCAGAAGCTTTAAAATTGACGGCAACCGATGCGATGAAAATTAAAGTTATTGACGAAATCATCAATGAACCACTTGGTGGCGCGCATAACGATCGCGAAAACACCTTCACAGCAGTTCGTGATGCCATTGTTGCCAATTATGACAAATTAAAAAACTTATCACAAGAGGATTTAGTAATTTCACGCATGGAGAAGTATTCAAAAATGGGTGAATTTAAAGGATAA
- the dnaB gene encoding replicative DNA helicase: MENVNPKQSYKTDKSNLISLERGKLPPQAIDLEEVVLGAMMIDKKGVDEVIDILSPEAFYKEANKLVYEAIFQLFENSEPIDLLTVSSQLRKNANLEIVGGDFYLISLTQKVSSSAHIEFHARIILQKFIQRSLIKISNEIIEDAYDETTDVFSLLDKAESRLYEVTQGNIKKSSETAQSLVIQAKKKIEEISNKEGLSGIPTGFTQLDKLTSGWQPSDLIIVAARPGMGKTALTLSMARNIAVDQNIPVAFFSLEMASVQLITRLISSETGLSSEKLRTGKLAKHEWEQLNVKVKGLEKAPLFIDDTPSLSIFDLRAKARRLASQHGIKMIMIDYLQLMTAGGSQKGGNREQEISTISRNLKALAKELNVPVIALSQLSRAVETRGGSKRPLLSDLRESGAIEQDADIVSFIYRPEYYKIEEWDDEERSPTEGQAEFIVAKHRNGGLDNIRLKFIGHLGKFDNLETFDSPFEFHSKMNDAANDDTFRTENLPSADEAFGSSMNDDFNPDDNEVPF, translated from the coding sequence ATGGAAAATGTAAACCCTAAGCAATCATATAAAACTGATAAAAGCAATCTAATAAGTCTCGAAAGAGGAAAATTACCTCCACAAGCCATCGATTTAGAAGAAGTGGTACTTGGCGCCATGATGATTGACAAAAAAGGTGTAGATGAGGTGATTGACATCTTGAGTCCAGAAGCGTTTTACAAAGAAGCCAACAAATTGGTATACGAAGCCATTTTTCAATTATTTGAAAATTCAGAACCGATTGACTTACTCACGGTTTCTTCTCAGCTCCGTAAAAATGCAAACTTAGAGATTGTCGGTGGCGATTTCTACCTGATTTCACTCACGCAAAAAGTATCGTCTTCTGCGCATATTGAATTTCACGCACGTATCATTCTGCAAAAATTCATTCAACGTAGTTTGATCAAAATCTCCAATGAAATTATTGAAGATGCATACGATGAAACGACGGACGTTTTCTCTTTATTGGACAAAGCAGAATCGCGTTTGTATGAAGTCACCCAGGGAAACATTAAAAAATCGTCGGAAACGGCGCAAAGTTTGGTCATTCAAGCCAAGAAAAAAATTGAAGAAATCTCTAACAAAGAAGGTTTAAGTGGTATTCCAACAGGATTTACACAACTAGACAAACTAACTTCTGGATGGCAACCAAGTGATTTAATCATTGTAGCGGCGCGTCCAGGTATGGGAAAAACGGCGTTGACTTTATCCATGGCAAGAAACATTGCGGTAGATCAAAATATTCCTGTTGCTTTCTTTTCACTGGAGATGGCTTCTGTACAGTTAATTACACGTTTAATTTCTTCAGAAACTGGCTTGTCTTCAGAAAAATTACGTACAGGAAAATTAGCAAAACACGAGTGGGAACAACTCAACGTAAAAGTAAAAGGACTTGAAAAAGCACCTTTATTCATTGATGATACGCCATCACTTTCTATTTTCGATTTACGAGCAAAAGCGCGACGTTTAGCTTCGCAACATGGCATCAAAATGATTATGATTGATTACTTGCAATTAATGACTGCAGGTGGAAGTCAAAAAGGAGGAAACCGTGAACAGGAAATTTCAACGATTTCGCGAAACCTAAAAGCCTTGGCAAAAGAATTGAATGTACCAGTAATTGCCTTATCGCAGTTATCGCGTGCGGTGGAAACACGTGGAGGAAGCAAGCGACCGTTACTTTCCGATTTACGTGAATCGGGAGCAATTGAGCAAGATGCAGATATTGTATCCTTTATTTACCGTCCAGAATACTACAAAATTGAAGAATGGGATGATGAAGAGCGTTCGCCAACCGAAGGACAAGCGGAATTCATTGTGGCAAAACACAGAAATGGTGGTTTGGACAACATTCGATTGAAATTTATTGGACACTTAGGTAAGTTTGATAACTTAGAAACCTTTGATTCTCCATTCGAATTCCATTCAAAAATGAACGATGCAGCCAACGATGATACGTTCAGAACCGAGAATTTACCAAGTGCTGACGAAGCGTTTGGAAGTTCTATGAACGATGATTTTAATCCAGATGATAACGAAGTTCCTTTCTAA
- a CDS encoding lycopene cyclase family protein: protein MKYDYIIAGSGCAGLSLLYRMLTAPQLCKKQILVIDKSQKNKNDRTWCFWEKGKGLFEPIVTHQWETLEFLSDDFTRKFDMPTYRYKMIQGIDFYNHVINFAKEFENVSFISESITTIQSENNLAEVITEKAVYKAAYVFNSTNLFHPKMDTSNSLLQHFEGWVIKTKTPVFDATVGRLMDFRLSQQHGTTFMYVLPTSETEALVEYTLFTEKVLEKEEYKAELKSYIQNYLQIEEYEIQHTEFGIIPMSLAKFSRNVPNEKYIINIGTAGGFTKASSGYTFQFVQKHTENIIELLQHGKYPNPALTFRDKMFQWYDRTLLEVILSEKLQGKEIFATMFKKLPIETILAFLGNESTFWEDLKIMGSLPIGPFLTSGIKQL from the coding sequence ATGAAATATGACTACATCATTGCCGGATCAGGATGCGCAGGGTTAAGCTTGTTGTACCGAATGTTGACAGCTCCGCAATTGTGTAAAAAGCAAATTTTAGTCATAGATAAATCGCAAAAAAATAAAAACGATCGCACGTGGTGTTTTTGGGAAAAAGGTAAAGGATTATTTGAACCGATTGTGACGCATCAATGGGAAACTTTGGAGTTTCTTTCGGATGACTTTACGCGTAAATTTGACATGCCCACATATCGTTACAAAATGATTCAAGGCATTGATTTTTACAATCATGTGATCAATTTTGCGAAAGAATTTGAAAATGTAAGTTTTATTTCGGAAAGTATTACAACGATTCAATCTGAAAACAATCTTGCGGAAGTCATCACAGAAAAAGCAGTTTACAAAGCTGCATACGTGTTTAATTCTACGAATCTTTTTCACCCTAAAATGGACACTTCAAACTCGTTATTGCAACATTTTGAAGGTTGGGTAATCAAAACAAAAACACCTGTTTTCGACGCAACAGTAGGACGATTGATGGATTTTAGACTGTCACAACAACACGGCACAACCTTTATGTACGTATTGCCCACAAGTGAAACCGAAGCGTTGGTAGAATATACCTTATTCACTGAAAAAGTATTGGAAAAAGAGGAGTACAAAGCGGAATTGAAATCGTACATTCAAAATTATCTACAAATTGAAGAGTATGAGATTCAGCATACTGAATTTGGCATCATTCCGATGTCATTAGCGAAATTTTCTAGAAACGTTCCGAACGAAAAATACATCATTAATATTGGAACTGCGGGCGGATTTACGAAAGCGAGTAGTGGTTATACGTTTCAATTCGTTCAAAAACATACCGAAAACATCATTGAATTATTACAACACGGAAAATATCCAAATCCAGCATTGACGTTTCGCGATAAGATGTTTCAATGGTATGATCGGACGCTTTTAGAAGTCATTCTTTCTGAAAAACTACAAGGAAAAGAAATCTTTGCGACAATGTTTAAAAAACTTCCTATCGAAACGATTTTGGCATTTTTAGGCAACGAAAGTACCTTTTGGGAAGATTTAAAAATTATGGGGAGTTTGCCTATTGGACCATTTTTGACTTCTGGGATAAAGCAGTTGTGA